One segment of Streptomyces sp. YIM 121038 DNA contains the following:
- the hydA gene encoding dihydropyrimidinase, with product MSTRTLIRGGLVVTAAEELHADVLVEDGRIAALAARGTEAAAAWTADRVIDASEKYVIPGGVDAHTHMELPFGGTFASDSFETGTRAAAWGGTTTIVDFAVQTMGRSLRSGLDAWYAKADGKCAIDYAFHMILSDVNERTLKEMDLLVEEGITSFKLFMAYPGVFYSDDGQILRAMQRSAANGGLIMMHAENGIAIDVLVEQALQRGETDPRYHGEVRKVLLEAEATHRAIQLARVAGAPLYVVHVSAEEAVAELVTARDKGLPVFGETCPQYLFLSTDNLAESGFEGAKYVCSTPLRPREHQAALWRGLRTNDLQVVSTDHCPFCFTGQKELGRGDFSKIPNGLPGVENRMDLLHQAVVDGHISRRRWIEIACATPARMFGLYPKKGTIAPGADADVVVYDPAATQVLSAETHHMNVDYSAYEGKRITGRVETVLSRGEPVIDQRTFTGRAGHGVYTPRATCQYLN from the coding sequence ATGAGCACCCGCACCCTGATCCGCGGCGGACTCGTCGTCACCGCCGCCGAGGAACTCCACGCCGACGTGCTCGTCGAGGACGGCCGGATCGCCGCGCTCGCCGCCCGCGGCACCGAGGCCGCGGCGGCCTGGACCGCGGACCGCGTCATCGACGCGAGCGAGAAGTACGTCATCCCGGGCGGCGTGGACGCCCACACGCACATGGAACTCCCCTTCGGCGGCACCTTCGCGTCGGACTCCTTCGAGACCGGCACCCGCGCCGCCGCCTGGGGCGGCACCACCACCATCGTGGACTTCGCCGTGCAGACCATGGGCCGGTCCCTGCGCTCGGGCCTGGACGCCTGGTACGCGAAGGCCGACGGCAAGTGCGCGATCGACTACGCCTTCCACATGATCCTCTCCGACGTCAACGAGCGGACCCTGAAGGAGATGGACCTCCTCGTGGAGGAGGGCATCACGTCCTTCAAGCTGTTCATGGCCTACCCGGGGGTCTTCTACAGCGACGACGGACAGATCCTGCGCGCCATGCAGCGCTCCGCGGCCAACGGCGGCCTGATCATGATGCACGCCGAGAACGGCATCGCCATCGACGTCCTCGTCGAGCAGGCACTCCAGCGCGGCGAGACCGACCCCCGCTACCACGGCGAGGTCAGGAAGGTCCTCCTGGAGGCCGAGGCGACGCACCGCGCGATCCAGCTCGCCCGGGTCGCGGGCGCCCCCCTGTACGTCGTGCACGTCTCCGCCGAGGAAGCCGTCGCCGAGCTCGTGACCGCTCGCGACAAGGGCCTGCCCGTCTTCGGCGAGACCTGCCCGCAGTATCTGTTCCTGTCCACCGACAACCTCGCCGAGTCCGGCTTCGAAGGCGCCAAGTACGTGTGCTCGACGCCGCTGCGGCCGCGCGAGCACCAGGCCGCGCTCTGGCGCGGCCTGCGCACCAACGACCTCCAGGTGGTGTCCACCGACCACTGCCCCTTCTGCTTCACCGGCCAGAAGGAGCTCGGCCGCGGCGACTTCTCGAAGATCCCGAACGGCCTGCCGGGCGTCGAGAACCGCATGGACCTGCTCCACCAGGCCGTCGTCGACGGGCACATCAGCCGCCGCCGCTGGATCGAGATCGCCTGCGCCACGCCCGCGCGCATGTTCGGCCTCTATCCGAAGAAGGGCACCATCGCGCCCGGCGCGGACGCCGACGTCGTCGTCTACGACCCGGCCGCCACCCAGGTGCTCTCCGCCGAGACCCACCACATGAACGTCGACTACTCGGCGTACGAGGGGAAGCGGATCACCGGCCGCGTCGAGACGGTCCTCTCGCGCGGCGAACCGGTCATCGACCAGCGCACGTTCACCGGGCGCGCCGGGCACGGCGTCTACACGCCCCGCGCGACCTGTCAGTACCTGAACTAG
- a CDS encoding TIGR03842 family LLM class F420-dependent oxidoreductase, with product MDFGLVLQTDPPASEVVGLMRRAEQNGFGYGWTFDSAVLWQEPFVIYSQILEHTQELIVGPMVTNPGTRTPEVTASTFATLNDMFGNRTVCGIGRGDSAMRVAGRRPHTLARLGEAIEVIRDLAEGREADVGGQALRIPWIKNGRLPVWMAAYGPKALALTGEKADGFILQLADPYLTEWMVKAVRDAAAAAGRDPSAVKICVAAPAYVSADVAHAREQCRWFGGMVGNHVADLVAKYGEHSAKVPEALTAYIKEREGYDYSHHGRAGNPDTTFVPDEIVDRFCLIGPAAAHIEKLRALKDLGVDQFALYAMHDAREEVIDAYGAEVIPALN from the coding sequence GTGGATTTCGGACTCGTCCTGCAGACCGACCCGCCCGCGTCCGAGGTCGTCGGCCTGATGCGGCGTGCCGAACAGAACGGCTTCGGCTACGGCTGGACCTTCGACTCGGCCGTCCTGTGGCAGGAACCCTTCGTGATCTACAGCCAGATCCTGGAGCACACCCAGGAGCTGATCGTCGGCCCCATGGTCACCAACCCGGGCACCCGCACCCCTGAGGTCACCGCCTCCACCTTCGCGACGCTCAACGACATGTTCGGCAACCGCACCGTGTGCGGCATCGGCCGCGGTGACTCCGCGATGCGCGTCGCGGGCCGCAGGCCCCACACGCTCGCCCGGCTCGGCGAGGCGATCGAGGTGATCCGCGACCTCGCCGAGGGCCGCGAGGCCGACGTCGGCGGGCAGGCCCTGCGCATCCCGTGGATCAAGAACGGCAGGCTTCCCGTGTGGATGGCCGCGTACGGCCCGAAGGCGCTCGCGCTCACCGGCGAGAAGGCCGACGGGTTCATCCTCCAGCTCGCCGACCCCTATCTGACGGAGTGGATGGTCAAGGCCGTACGGGACGCGGCCGCGGCCGCCGGACGCGACCCCTCGGCCGTCAAGATCTGCGTGGCCGCGCCCGCGTACGTCAGCGCCGACGTGGCGCACGCGCGCGAGCAGTGCCGCTGGTTCGGCGGCATGGTCGGCAACCACGTCGCCGACCTCGTCGCCAAGTACGGCGAGCACTCCGCGAAGGTCCCCGAGGCCCTCACCGCGTACATCAAGGAGCGCGAGGGCTACGACTACAGCCACCACGGGCGGGCCGGGAACCCCGACACCACTTTCGTGCCCGACGAGATCGTCGACCGCTTCTGTCTGATCGGGCCCGCCGCCGCGCACATCGAGAAGCTGCGCGCCCTCAAGGACCTCGGCGTCGACCAGTTCGCCCTGTACGCCATGCACGACGCCCGCGAGGAGGTCATCGACGCCTACGGCGCCGAGGTCATCCCGGCCCTGAACTGA
- a CDS encoding DUF4232 domain-containing protein, whose translation MSRISPGRAAALGAVAVALLVSGCGRQDGSGGSGGHGRGGGPGAGVPSQPVTADSLDPDAPRYGAEPAERPAQPSRDCTGRTGTLLEPGPVDSAMGLRAMTVWLTHCGTGTYRLDGYPTLQVLAEDGTAFDVHSLRGAQAVTTGVEDPGPHPVTLRHGESATAGVVWRNTYANTTKAPVEGARLQVLPAPGRPARTIAPDGGIDLGSTGRIGTTAWRKAAAESGAGRPTGPAPSTPAS comes from the coding sequence ATGAGCCGCATATCCCCGGGGCGCGCCGCCGCGCTCGGTGCCGTCGCCGTCGCCCTGCTCGTCTCCGGCTGCGGCCGCCAGGACGGGAGCGGCGGGAGCGGCGGGCACGGGCGGGGCGGTGGCCCCGGGGCAGGCGTGCCCTCGCAACCGGTTACCGCCGACTCGCTCGACCCCGATGCCCCGCGCTACGGGGCGGAACCGGCGGAGCGGCCCGCGCAGCCCTCGCGCGACTGCACCGGCAGGACCGGCACCCTGCTCGAACCGGGCCCCGTCGACAGCGCGATGGGCCTGCGGGCCATGACGGTGTGGCTCACCCACTGCGGCACCGGCACCTACCGCCTCGACGGCTACCCGACGCTCCAGGTCCTCGCCGAGGACGGCACCGCCTTCGACGTCCACAGCCTGCGGGGCGCGCAGGCCGTCACCACCGGCGTGGAGGACCCCGGGCCGCACCCCGTGACGCTGCGGCACGGCGAGTCGGCGACCGCGGGGGTGGTGTGGCGCAACACCTACGCCAACACCACCAAGGCCCCTGTCGAGGGAGCCCGCCTCCAGGTGCTGCCGGCCCCCGGAAGGCCCGCGCGGACCATCGCCCCGGACGGCGGGATCGACCTCGGCAGCACGGGCCGCATCGGCACCACGGCCTGGCGGAAGGCGGCGGCCGAGTCCGGCGCGGGGCGGCCTACGGGACCCGCGCCGTCCACTCCGGCGAGCTGA